A region of the Primulina eburnea isolate SZY01 chromosome 7, ASM2296580v1, whole genome shotgun sequence genome:
ttacatttttttattttatcttctTATTTTATAATACAACATATTCAATGTTATACTGAGAGTAACAATCCTGGTGCATTTTTATACGAGATGTTTGTGTGAATTCAATGAAGCATGCCAGGTTCTTTTGCTCAGCATAGAAAAAGTTAAAGAAACGCCGAGTACTTGGCTGACTAATGAAATagcaaaaaataaaacaaagcaAATCAACATATATAGAAGTATAATAATTTGATACATGAATCAAACTTAGCGTGAACTCTGACATGATCTTTCCTTAGTCGAAACAATGCAGAAATAATGAATTCAAAGGACtaaaatagattttttttttaaaaagtagaAGAAAAAATCATCAATGGTACGTTCTTTAGGCAGGCAATTGATCAGAACTTGGACTGAATCCAATCCACCGTTTTAGTATCGACCTGGAATGATTTCGCAAGAAGATCGTTCGCAATAGCAGGCTTCGATCCGAAAACCGCATTACCAATGGTGATAACCCCTGGATTTTGGCTACTAAGACCGACAATGGCTATCGCATTACCGTATCCAACGTTTCTTTGGAAGTGAACGAGACCTTTCGGGAACACGAACACGTCTCCTTTCTGTAGTACTTTTCGTGTAAGGTTATTTCCCGGGTTCGAGGTCACGAACCCCACCTCAAGACTGCCTTCGATAACTGTCAGAATCTCGGTTGCTCGAGGGTGAGTGTGCGGTGGGTTGATCCCCCAGGGCGCAAAATCAATCCGGGCCAAGGAAATTCCAAGAGTGTTCAGGCCTGGAATTTGAGCCACGGTGACTGGTGTCACTTTTGACCCCACAGGATTTGAAGTGTTGCCTGCTAAATGAAGGCCGGCAAAGAAGAAATCGTTTGCTTGGACGATTTTCGAGTCCTTGCATGCAAAACCATTCACCAGCGCTGCAATCACGTGTACAAATTTTTACAGAAACGATTAGCACAAGATACATATAAAAGCATGCAGAAAAATGACTATCTAACGTTTCTTGTCTCCAGGTTCTCGTACCAGGGCCGTTCGGATCAGCGACGCAGAAATCCTGAAGAGGGCTCGGATCAGATGCGGAAGCAATTGAACAGGTGGCGACTAATAGCACAAACAAAACGAAACGGGACGCCATTTTTCTTTTTGCTGTAGAAGATGAGGGTCTTTTCTCAGATGCAGATGCTATAACATTCAAGGCTGATTTTATAGATGAAGCAAGTTAGTGGATAACTGCCGGTGTTGCCGTCCTGTATCACAAATGAACAAAAAGACTCGTCTCATAGTTCATAATCCACCGTGTTGAAATGGTAAAAGCCGCTAATGATTTGCATATTAATCATCGATTAAATAAAGAACGTTTGATTTCATTTTCCCTATCAAAAAATTGCCAAATCCCATTTAAATATATTCGAGACATAATTcactaattaaaataaaattagtgaTTTTGTTTCACGTCATTGTTTAAATATCAcacttttaaaaaaatggagTATATTTATGACTCAAAATTTATTGATAATTAGTTagattgatttttaaaattttatcaaatatattgtaaaatattttacagTATATGGACAACTGTGTGGACTACACCACCTTCATTGTTACAAAGGAGGACGCTGCCACCTGGAGCCCGTTTTTGTACACTGATAAATGGAATAGCCGAATAGGTATCTGTCAAATTAAGTTACAGCAATCCGGCAGCAAACGGGCGATATATAGAGCGTGAAATATAATTTGTTGACCCTTTCAAAGCCGTCTGTACGTTATGCACAAAACAATGCTGCAATCATCAGTTTATCGAACTTTCCTCGATGTACGTGCTAATTCTGATAGACTCCAAATACTATAAAACCCGCTGTCCTTAGTCTCGTTTCCCATCTCGTTTTACAGGTTTGTTCAACGTTAGTTATTTCTTAGCATTCTCAACTCTCTCTAGATATAGACATGGCCTCTTGTTTCGTCGTGCTCGGTTTACTGATTGCGACTTGTTCACTGGCATTAGCATCAGACCCGAGCTCTCTTCAAGATTTCTGTGTTGCTGATCCCAGTGGCCCTGGTAATACTAATGTGATATTATAGTACTATACTTAGaaaattttagttgagtttaTTGATTTCTAGTTTTTGCATGCATGGTGACAGTTATGGTGAACGGGTTTGCATGCAAGGATCCCAAGGCCGCGCAGGCAACTGATTTCTTCTTCGCCGGCTTGCACATGTCCGGAAACACTTCTAACCCCGTCGGATCAAAAGTGACACCAGTAACTGTCGCTCAAATTCCAGGACTCAACACATTTGGAATCTCCCTGGCACGTATCGATTTTGCTCCATGGGGGATCAACCCTCCACACACGCACCCTAGAGCCACTGAGATTCTGACAGTGATTGAAGGCAGTCTTGAGGTGGGATTCATAACATCTAACCCCGAAAATCAGTCTGATTACTAAAGTACTTCAAAAGGGCGATGTGTTTGTTTTCCCGGTGAATCTTGTCCACTTTCAAAGGAGTGCCGGATATGGTAATGCAGTTGCCATCGTAGCTTTAAGCAGCCAAAACCCAGGAGTTATCACTATCGCAAATGCAGTCTTCGGTTCGAACCCAGCTATTGCCAATGATATTCTTGCCAAGTCA
Encoded here:
- the LOC140836000 gene encoding putative germin-like protein 2-1, with amino-acid sequence MASRFVLFVLLVATCSIASASDPSPLQDFCVADPNGPALVNGFACKDSKIVQANDFFFAGLHLAGNTSNPVGSKVTPVTVAQIPGLNTLGISLARIDFAPWGINPPHTHPRATEILTVIEGSLEVGFVTSNPGNNLTRKVLQKGDVFVFPKGLVHFQRNVGYGNAIAIVGLSSQNPGVITIGNAVFGSKPAIANDLLAKSFQVDTKTVDWIQSKF